GATCGAAACGAGTTAAAGCTGATTCGGCAGACTGGATAAGTATTTTACGGTATTTCTCTAATTTATTAGGATCCTTTTCGAACCTCATTGCATTTCCATAAGAACAATACATGACAAAACCTATGTCATGATGTTCCGTTAAAAACTGGGCTTGTTCTAAGGCTTCTGTCCACTTGGTTGCTGCAGCTTTCCATTGTGGATTTTTAGTATAATCATAAAGGTACCATAGACTTCCCGCAAAAAAACCCTGCGTCCAATCCTTTATATCTGTACTTCTTAATGAACCATCTTTATTAGTTGTGCGTGGAAAACGAGTGATATCGTTTGAAGCTTTCAGCAAATCATTATATTGTTTTTGAGCAACTGTAAAATCTTTCTTAAGTAACTCCGATTTAGGCGTTTGCCATAAAAATGAAGAAGCAGTTACAGCAATCACAAAGGCTGACAATAACAATAGATTTCGTTTTTTTAATTTAAAATTAGTTGATTTCATTTTATGTTTTTGAATGTTAAAGGTTACTACTTGTTGTTTAACTGCTTAAACCAAGTAGGCACTTTTTTTAATCGTTGTTGTAATTGTGCTTCGTAAAGTGAGCTTGGAGAAACTCTTTTATCCAATCCTTCTACAAAGCTTAAGTTCTCCGTTTTAAATGTTGTACCCGTACTTATAAATCCTGCAATAATAGGCTGAACCATTTTAAACCAAACATCTTCTTTATCATCAGGCCAAAAATTAAAATCTTTAATCGCCTTGTTGGTTTGTTTATAATTCCAAAAAACTAAACCTTGCAAATGATTAGGTAAATTTTCTATGGCGCCTCCTTGGTGCCCAGCCATAAAACCTCCAGTAACATTATCTAAAAGTGTATTTCTGGGCTGACTGGCATGGGATTCAAAAGATGTGTTAGCTGGATAAGTACAATTATAAATTACCGTATTTACCGCTCCATTTGAACTACCAAACGAATGCCATTGAGAAGCTTCATCCACTAAATTAGCTAGTAAAACATTGGTAGAATGATTGGAAGTAATTGCTTCATGCCCAGCATTGCCATTTACCGTACAATTTAAGATACTTATATTGGCACTTTGTTGTACAATTGCTGCAACATTACAGTTAGTGAACCTACAATTGCGCATCCATGAATTGGTAATTCTTGAAAAAATGAAAAGATTGTAACCACTATCATCTTTCCAAGAAGCGTGGTGCACAAACTTGGTTTGCCAGTTACCAACAAAAGAAATATCTTCAATACCAACCTCTTCTGCATTTGCAAATTTGGAAACAGTCCAACCATATTTTGGATCTATATTGATGGCAATTGGCGCATGTAAACCAATGGTTAAGCCATCCATTTTAACTATTTGATAGTATACACAAACATCTACCCCTTTATTAACAAGGTATTTCCAATTTGGGTTAAGCTCATGCCTACCCAATGTCTCCTTAATTAATGCTGGTGAGTTATTTAACATTTTTAATGCAATCCAATCTCCCACTTTTAACTGACCAATTTTATCTAGTGTTAGTTCTACATCACCAACTTTAGCCGCTTTTTGTACCTGACCAATTTCCATATCCTTACCACCAGCGGTAAAGGTTATCATAGGTCTTCCAGTCCACATTTGCTTTGGATTTATTGGAGATAGCATTTCTTTCATGAACAATTCAGTTCCTCCTTGTCCTGCACCACTGCCTCGAAAAATGATGTTACTTGCTTTTGATATAATCCCTTTAACTTGAGCAGTATCCTGATTAATCAAAAACCTTCCCTTTGGGAAAAAGACAATACCAGAACCATTTTTGTTAGCAGCGTTAATTGCTGCTTGAATGGCATCCTTATCTGAAATCTCATCATTTGGTATGGCTCCAAATTCAAGCACATTAAACACCTTGTAATCTTTGATATCAGGAATGGCTTTTTCGCCACTTTGATAACCAGCATAAGAGAAATCTGGCAATATAGACCGCTCTTTATCTTTTTGATAGGCTTGGAATAATTGTGATGATACAGTTGACTGCCCCATAGCGTTGTTCACTACAAATAGTGTAAATAACAGAGCACCACTGAATATTTTTTGATGAATTGAAGTCATAAAATTTTTAATAGGAATTAGATTAGTTATAACGGCAAAGCATAAATCAAGCCCAGCGTTATTACAAAACACGTTACAGGGTAAGCATAAGCTTGATTACTGTTAATAAATTATATTTCAAGAAAAGCCAAAATCTATTCTATCTAAGGGATAATCTCGACATCAAATTCCTTCATTACCTGTTTATTATCATTTAAAGTATTGTTGCTAGCAATAAAGACGACTTTGTATTTTCCAACAGCAGGGTATTGAAAAGTATAGTTTTTTAATGGTGCTGAGGTTAGGTTTTTAATCGGAATACTTACATCAGGTGCAACCTTGGTTAAATCAAGTGGTTTACTTATGGCCCAAGTCTCATTGGTAAGTGCAGTAGCACCACCACCAACAACCTGAATTTGGGTAGCAGTTGCAATCCAACTACCATTTGCTGGTGTTCTCACGTTTCCATATACTGTCCATGAAATATCGGTAAGACTTGCA
The sequence above is drawn from the Pedobacter frigiditerrae genome and encodes:
- a CDS encoding DUF4955 domain-containing protein: MTSIHQKIFSGALLFTLFVVNNAMGQSTVSSQLFQAYQKDKERSILPDFSYAGYQSGEKAIPDIKDYKVFNVLEFGAIPNDEISDKDAIQAAINAANKNGSGIVFFPKGRFLINQDTAQVKGIISKASNIIFRGSGAGQGGTELFMKEMLSPINPKQMWTGRPMITFTAGGKDMEIGQVQKAAKVGDVELTLDKIGQLKVGDWIALKMLNNSPALIKETLGRHELNPNWKYLVNKGVDVCVYYQIVKMDGLTIGLHAPIAINIDPKYGWTVSKFANAEEVGIEDISFVGNWQTKFVHHASWKDDSGYNLFIFSRITNSWMRNCRFTNCNVAAIVQQSANISILNCTVNGNAGHEAITSNHSTNVLLANLVDEASQWHSFGSSNGAVNTVIYNCTYPANTSFESHASQPRNTLLDNVTGGFMAGHQGGAIENLPNHLQGLVFWNYKQTNKAIKDFNFWPDDKEDVWFKMVQPIIAGFISTGTTFKTENLSFVEGLDKRVSPSSLYEAQLQQRLKKVPTWFKQLNNK